From Micromonospora sp. NBC_01699, a single genomic window includes:
- the argC gene encoding N-acetyl-gamma-glutamyl-phosphate reductase, translated as MGIRVAVAGASGYAGGELLRLIAGHPEFDLVAATAHSQAGTPVSAVHPHLVGLDLILGRTDPDTLADADLVFLALPHGQSAAVAATLPETVRVVDLGADHRLRDGAAWHRYYGGSHAGWWTYGLPELPGQRSAIAASNRVAATGCYAVTITLALAPLVAAGAVAARDVVVVAASGTSGAGRSAKVNLLGSEVMGDLTPYKVGAHQHVPEIKQATGATSLSLTPVLAPMPRGILATVTALPLGAGATDPRAVLAEAYADSPFVHVLPEGSWPHTAATYGSNSCHLQATVDVDSGRVIVVSAIDNLGKGAAGQAVQCANLMLGLPETAGLPVYGVAP; from the coding sequence ATGGGTATCCGAGTCGCGGTCGCCGGGGCCAGTGGATATGCGGGTGGTGAGCTGCTGCGCCTGATCGCCGGGCATCCCGAGTTCGATCTCGTCGCCGCCACCGCGCACAGTCAGGCCGGCACACCGGTGTCGGCCGTGCACCCGCACCTGGTCGGGCTGGACCTGATCCTCGGCCGGACCGACCCGGACACCCTCGCCGACGCGGATCTGGTCTTCCTCGCCCTGCCGCACGGCCAGTCGGCGGCCGTGGCCGCGACCCTGCCGGAGACGGTCAGGGTGGTCGACCTCGGCGCCGACCACCGGTTGCGTGACGGCGCGGCCTGGCACCGCTACTACGGGGGCAGCCACGCCGGCTGGTGGACCTACGGCCTGCCCGAACTACCCGGTCAGCGGTCCGCCATCGCCGCCTCGAACCGGGTGGCGGCCACCGGCTGCTACGCGGTCACGATCACGCTGGCGCTCGCGCCGCTGGTCGCCGCCGGTGCGGTCGCCGCTCGGGACGTCGTGGTGGTGGCTGCCTCCGGCACCTCCGGCGCGGGCCGGTCGGCGAAGGTCAACCTGCTCGGCAGCGAGGTGATGGGCGACCTGACGCCCTACAAGGTCGGTGCCCACCAGCACGTGCCGGAGATCAAGCAGGCGACCGGGGCCACCAGCCTCTCCCTCACCCCGGTGCTCGCGCCGATGCCGCGCGGCATCCTGGCCACCGTCACCGCGCTGCCGCTGGGCGCCGGTGCGACCGACCCCCGCGCGGTGCTCGCCGAGGCATACGCCGACTCGCCGTTCGTGCACGTCCTGCCCGAGGGCAGCTGGCCGCACACCGCCGCCACCTACGGCTCCAATTCCTGCCACCTCCAGGCGACCGTCGACGTCGACTCCGGCCGGGTGATCGTGGTGAGCGCGATCGACAACCTGGGCAAGGGCGCGGCCGGTCAGGCCGTGCAGTGCGCGAACCTGATGCTCGGCCTGCCGGAGACCGCCGGCCTGCCGGTCTACGGGGTGGCGCCGTGA